The following proteins are encoded in a genomic region of Diadema setosum chromosome 18, eeDiaSeto1, whole genome shotgun sequence:
- the LOC140241754 gene encoding coiled-coil domain-containing protein 142-like: MVGPFLLICYGDLRVVSDHAMSALKLLPTLRAGLTTTQGPVSPRRQQPQIAIATFHANMEALQLRLNGELSRLQGLSSHCSRQFCKDCLRISDEFWPKSMPMGKVWRKKTTDELPSVHNPYAANIVDILLMPIAEGVTKLKTTAQITIMSIAVKTMLESWMSFILKEKPKFSVHGAHQLEQDFGYVHQWLSSSASKLGPESKQSVLSLDAIRNFEGAILLLKQQPMRKSAMANASSKDEINSEYSTSTAQSTESRRGSFGSMSDSPLTTQNLNPLPHPQQQAPLPHPTNLPLGGDYSTQTTGSDRGYATDSADGGAEEETYHIPHRKEWLSLRVHTGNRWKSPFSCLNSPAGMES, from the exons ATGGTAGGGCCGTTTCTGCTCATCTGCTATGGGGATCTCAGG GTGGTGAGTGACCACGCCATGTCTGCCCTCAAGCTCCTACCCACCCTCCGTGCTGGACTGACCACAACGCAGGGTCCGGTCAGCCCTCGGCGCCAGCAGCCCCAGATAGCCATCGCCACCTTCCATGCCAATATGGAGGCCTTGCAGCTTAGACTCAACGGTGAACTCAGCCGTCTACAG GGGTTGTCGAGTCACTGCAGTAGGCAGTTCTGCAAGGATTGTTTGAGGATCAGCGATGAGTTCTGGCCCAAGAGCATGCCTATGGGCAAGGTTTGGCGGAAGAAGACTACCGATG aACTCCCCAGCGTTCACAATCCCTACGCCGCCAACATCGTGGACATCCTGCTGATGCCCATCGCGGAGGGTGTGACCAAGCTGAAGACGACGGCCCAGATCACCATCATGTCCATCGCCGTCAAGACGATGCTAGAGAGCTGGATGTCCTTCATCCTCAAGGAGAAACCAAAGTTCAG TGTCCATGGCGCCCATCAGCTGGAGCAGGACTTTGGCTATGTCCACCAATGGCTCTCTTCGAGTGCCAGCAAGCTTGGACCAGAGAGCAAGCAGAGCGTCCTCTCACTCGATGCCATTCGCAACTTTGAAGGCGCCATCCTCCTCCTCAAGCAACAGCCAATGAGAAAGTCCGCCATGGCCAACGCCTCCTCCAAGGATGAAATCA ACTCAGAGTACAGTACTAGCACAGCTCAGAGTACCGAGTCTCGTCGGGGAAGTTTTGGCAGCATGTCGGACTCTCCCCTCACTACTCAGAACCTGaatcctctcccccacccccagcaGCAGGCTCCGCTTCCCCACCCCACCAATCTCCCCCTGGGTGGGGACTACAGCACCCAGACCACCGGCTCGGACAGGGGCTACGCTACCGACTCGGCCGACGGGGGTGCAGAGGAGGAGACCTACCACATCCCCCACCGCAAGGAGTGGTTGAGTCTGCGTGTGCACACAGGGAATCGCTGGAAGAGTCCATTTAGCTGCCTGAACTCACCGGCAGGGATGGAGAGCTGA